GGAAACAAGTTCGTCGCCGAGGCCAAGCGCAAGCTCTACGGCAAGGTCGGCATCGACGTTTTCGCCGGCCCATCGGAAGTGGCGGTCATCGCCGACGATTCCGCCGACCCGGCCCTTGTCGCCTCGGATCTCGTGGGACAGGCCGAACACGGCCACGAATCTCCGGCCTGGCTTTTCACCACTTCTCGCGTCTTGGCCGAGGACGTCATGCGGCGCGTTCCCGATCTGATCGCCAAACTTCCCCCGACCGCCCGCGACGCGGCCGGTGCCGCGTGGCGCGACTACGGCGAGGTGATCCTGTGCGGCTCGCGCGACGAAGTGGCTTCCATTTCCGACCGTTATGCGAGCGAACACCTGGAGGTTCACGCGCGCGACCTGGATTGGTGGCTGCGGAATTTGACCTGCTACGGCTCCCTGTTCCTGGGCGAGGAAACGACCGTCGCTTTCGGCGACAAAACGTCCGGCCCCAATCACATTCTTCCGACCAAGGGCGCGGCGCGGTACTCGGGCGGGCTTTCGGTCCATAAATTCATGAAGACGCTGACGTGGCAGCGCATGACCAAGGCCGCGGCGAAGGAAATGGCCCTGGTCACCGCCCGCATTTCCCGGCTTGAGGGGATGGAGGCCCATGCCCGGACTGCGGACGACCGGCTGGCCAAGTATTTCCCCGGCGAGACGTTCGATCGCGGAACGCCGGTCGAGGCGTGAATGAGCGGACAATCCTTCCTGCAACGCTGTTTTTCGCTCGACGGTCGCCGCGCCTTCGTTACCGGGGGCAATTCCGGTATTGGTGCGGCGATGGCGCTGGCCCTGGGGCTGGCGGGCGCCTGTGTCATCATCGCGGGGCGGCGGGAAAAGGAAAATCGCGAAGCCGCTGCGCGCCTCAAGCAAGCCGGAATCGAGGCCGACTCTTTCGTTTGTGATCTGTCGAACCAGGACGCACTGCCGGACATCGGGCGGACCGTCGCCGGACGATGGCCGGATGTCGAAATTCTCGTCAACGCGGCGGGGGTCAACCTGCGCGAGCCTTTTGCCAAGGTCACGCCCGAAACCTGGCAGACCCACATCGCGCTTCATCTTTCGGCGCCGTTCTTCCTGACCCAGGCGTTGGCGCCCGCGATGGCGGCGCGCGGCCGGGGGCGGATCATCAATCTGGCGTCGCTGCAATCCTACCGGGCGTTCGAAAACGGCGCTTCCTACGGCACAGCCAAGGGCGGCATCGTGCAACTCACCCGGGCGATCGCCCAGGAGTGGTCTTCGCGCGGGATCACCTGCAACGCCATCGGGCCCGGTATTTTCCCGACGCCGCTGACCGATCCGGTTTTCAAGAACGAAACCTTGGCTGCCCGTCATGCCGCGCAAACGGCCATCGGCCGAAACGGCCGGGATGAAGATCTTTACGGCGTCACCGTGTTCCTGGCCAGCGATGCCTCCGCCTACATCACTGGACAGGTGATCATGGTGGACGGCGGATACACGGCGAAGTGAAACGGCAAAGGAGCAGGGTCACGCCGCGATGAAAGCCTTAGTCTACACCGCCCCCAACGAGGTCCATCTGCTCGATCGGTCGTATCCCGATCTGGCGGAGGGCGAGGCGATCGTCCGTATCGAAGCGGTCGGCATCTGCGGATCGGACATGCACGCGTTTCGCGGTCACGATCCGCGCCGAAAGCCCGGTCTCGTGCTGGGGCACGAATTTTCGGGGGTTGTCGCGGAATCGGCGGACAAAACCTTGAGGTCCGGCACGCGCGTGACCGGCAATCCCCTGATCGTGTGCGGACGATGCGAATATTGCCGGCAGGGACGGGACAATCTTTGCGCCCACCGCACCATGGTCGGCATGACCCGGCCGGGTGCTTTCGCCGAATACATGAGCATTCCGGCGGCGGCATTGATTCCGATCCCGGACGATCTCGATCTGACCAAGGCCGCGTTGACGGAACCGGCGGCGACGGCGCTGCACGCGGTCAATCTTTCCGTTCGCCAACTGGCGAAACCGCTCGCCGATTGCCGCGTCTTGATTCTGGGGGGCGGCGCGATCGGGCTTTTGAGCACGCTGCTCTTGAAAGGCCGCGGCGTCACGCGCCTCGACGTCGCCGAGGTCAATTCGGAAAGGCGGATGCGATTGCAAGCCGTCAGCGGGTATCCCGCCCACGATCCACGGGAAACGCCGCCGGCCGAGTCGAGCGCGGACTATGTGATCGACGCGGTCGGATCGGCGGCGACGCGCAAGGCGGCGCTTCATGCGGTCCGTCCGGGCGGAGTGGTCATGCACATCGGGCTGCAGGATTGGGCCAGCGAAATCGATATGCGCAAGCTGACGTTGGCCGAAATCGCCCTTCTCGGCACCTACACCTACTCGACGGCGGATTTGCGCGAAACGGTAAGGGCGCTCGCCGGCGGCGACTTCGGCGACCTTTCGTGGATCGAAACCCGACCGCTGTCCGAAGGACCGGCGGCCTTCGCGGATTTGCATCACGCGCGGGTTTCGTCGGCGAAGATCGTTCTTCTTCCGCACGCGGCCGACCCCCGAATAGGCGCGGCTTCGGCATGCTGACGGATAATTTGCCATGGTTCTTGATCATCGCGATTGCGGCTGGGCTTGTGCGGGGACTGACGGGTTTCGGCGGCGCCATGGTTATGACTCTTCCCCTGGCGTGGCTGCTCCCGCCCGGGGAAGCCATATCCGTCGTGCTGTTGATGGAGAGCATCGCCGCCGCGCCGCTGCTTCGCCGCGCATACGCCCATTGCTCGGGAAAGACATTAGTGCCCATTTGCGCGTTCGCCGCCGTTTTTCTGCCCTTCGGCGTTCTGGCTCAATCGCGGATGGATCCCGATGCCATCCGGACGGGAATCGCGTTGCTGGTTCTGGTCTTTTCCGTGTTGTTGATGTTCGGCGCCGGAATTCGGAACACACCGCCGCGCTGGGTTTCCGGCGCGGTGGGAAGTTTGAGCGGATTTCTGATGGGCTCGACCGCGATCGGCGGCCCCATTGTTGTCATTTACCTCATGGCGTTGAAAGATCCGCCCGAGGTCTCGCGCTCGAATCTCATGATCTACATTACGTTCATCGCCAGCTTCGGGCTTTTGATTCTGGTTTTGAACGGGCTCGTCGGCCGGTCGGGACTTTATCTGATGCTGCTGATGACGCCGATTTATCTGGTTGGCGGATTCGGCGGCGAACGCTTGGCCCGCACCTTGCCGGTGAATGCGCTGCGCCGCTTCACGCTTTCGTTTCTCGCCCTTTCGGGGCTGGCGTCCCTTTTTTTCTGATGAAGTCGCAAACAACGAAATCCCCATATGAATCCGCACGTGGAGAAAGGAGGCCAACGACAAGATCCTTCGTTGCGAGTGCATATCACCTACAAGTACGATGACACATCCAACACAGGGAGACCGATATGAAACTGTTGAAAGCGATATGTGCGATTGTGGTGGGAGCCGGCCTGATGGCGGCTCCGGACGTTGCCGACGCGCAAAGCAGAACGGTCAAGATCCGCGTTCAATCCGTCATTCCGACGTCGGCCGACGAAGTGACCATGCTGAAGGACTTCGCTAAGGATGTCGCCGATCTGACCAACAATACGGTTCAATTCGAGGTTCTGCCGGCGGGCGCGGTCGTGGCCGTCGCCGATACCCTGGACGCGGTCGACAAGGGCCTGATCGAGGGCGGCTTCGCCTGGACTCATTATTGGTCGGGCAAGCACCCGGCGGCGACTTTGTTCGGCTCGCCAGCCGCGGGGTCCGGCGTCGGTATGGACAATTTCGCCTGGCTGTCGTGGTTCCTCTACGGCGGCGGTCAGGCGCTTTACGACGAGTTGTGGAAGGAAATGAAGGTCAACGTGAAGGGATTCATGCTCCAGCCGGTCGGGCCCGAGGCGCTCGGCTGGTTCAAGAATCCGATCACCAGCATGGACGATTTCCGCAAGCTCCGCTTCCGCACGCCGCCGGGCATTCCGGGCCAGATCTATAAGGATATTGGCGTCGCTTCGGTGGCGATGGGCGGTGGCGACATCCTGCCGGCTCTGGAGAAGGGCGTCATCGATGCGGCCGAATGGTGCTGCCCCAAGCCCGACATGACCTTCGGATTCCAAAAGGTTCTCAAGAACTACTATCTTGAGGGCCTTCATCAGGTGGTCGTGAATGCCGACCTCTATCTCAACGGCGATCTCTGGAAGAAATTGACACCCGGCCAGCAGAAGGCCATCGAAGTGGCGGCCAACGCGTCGCTGACCAAATCGGTTGCCTATCGCATTCACGAAAACGGCAAGGCCCTGCAGGAACTGACGACCAAGCATGGCGTGATTCTGCGCGACACGCCGCCCGAGTACTTCAAGCTCTACGGCGAAGCGGCACTGAAGAACTTCGAGAAGAACGCGAAAGAAAACGCTTTCTTCAAGAAAGTTTGGGACAGCCAAAAGGCGTTCGCCGATACGGCCATTCCGTTCTGGGCGCGCGCCCAGAAATCGAATGCCGCACTCGGCACCGCCTACGCCGACGTACTGGCCAAAGAGAAAAAATAACGGCGCTTTGAAGAGTGCAAGGAGGGCGGCAAATGCCGCCCTCCTTCTTTTCAAGAGGAAACCGCATGACGGAACATCTTGAACCCATGGACGAGATGATCGCCGGGCGGCGCGCCGGCGATCCCGATCATCTTCCCGGCGACATGCTCCCGTGGATGCGGCATG
The Rhodospirillales bacterium genome window above contains:
- the hisD gene encoding histidinol dehydrogenase; the encoded protein is MAIEYLKKAAKTPETETSTAEKVVAEMLAEIEKGGERAVRDYALKLDKWSGDILVSAEEIERRTRGIPTSVKRDIEFAAEQVRAFALAQKASLKEFETELRSGVTAGQRVIPVNVAGCYVPTGRYAHIASAYMGIATAKAAGVPTVIACSTPFRGEGIHPQVLYAMKVAGADVIMTLGGVQAIATLAYGLFTGKPADIIVGPGNKFVAEAKRKLYGKVGIDVFAGPSEVAVIADDSADPALVASDLVGQAEHGHESPAWLFTTSRVLAEDVMRRVPDLIAKLPPTARDAAGAAWRDYGEVILCGSRDEVASISDRYASEHLEVHARDLDWWLRNLTCYGSLFLGEETTVAFGDKTSGPNHILPTKGAARYSGGLSVHKFMKTLTWQRMTKAAAKEMALVTARISRLEGMEAHARTADDRLAKYFPGETFDRGTPVEA
- a CDS encoding SDR family oxidoreductase codes for the protein MSGQSFLQRCFSLDGRRAFVTGGNSGIGAAMALALGLAGACVIIAGRREKENREAAARLKQAGIEADSFVCDLSNQDALPDIGRTVAGRWPDVEILVNAAGVNLREPFAKVTPETWQTHIALHLSAPFFLTQALAPAMAARGRGRIINLASLQSYRAFENGASYGTAKGGIVQLTRAIAQEWSSRGITCNAIGPGIFPTPLTDPVFKNETLAARHAAQTAIGRNGRDEDLYGVTVFLASDASAYITGQVIMVDGGYTAK
- a CDS encoding zinc-binding dehydrogenase, translated to MKALVYTAPNEVHLLDRSYPDLAEGEAIVRIEAVGICGSDMHAFRGHDPRRKPGLVLGHEFSGVVAESADKTLRSGTRVTGNPLIVCGRCEYCRQGRDNLCAHRTMVGMTRPGAFAEYMSIPAAALIPIPDDLDLTKAALTEPAATALHAVNLSVRQLAKPLADCRVLILGGGAIGLLSTLLLKGRGVTRLDVAEVNSERRMRLQAVSGYPAHDPRETPPAESSADYVIDAVGSAATRKAALHAVRPGGVVMHIGLQDWASEIDMRKLTLAEIALLGTYTYSTADLRETVRALAGGDFGDLSWIETRPLSEGPAAFADLHHARVSSAKIVLLPHAADPRIGAASAC
- a CDS encoding sulfite exporter TauE/SafE family protein, with amino-acid sequence MLTDNLPWFLIIAIAAGLVRGLTGFGGAMVMTLPLAWLLPPGEAISVVLLMESIAAAPLLRRAYAHCSGKTLVPICAFAAVFLPFGVLAQSRMDPDAIRTGIALLVLVFSVLLMFGAGIRNTPPRWVSGAVGSLSGFLMGSTAIGGPIVVIYLMALKDPPEVSRSNLMIYITFIASFGLLILVLNGLVGRSGLYLMLLMTPIYLVGGFGGERLARTLPVNALRRFTLSFLALSGLASLFF
- a CDS encoding TRAP transporter substrate-binding protein; the encoded protein is MKAICAIVVGAGLMAAPDVADAQSRTVKIRVQSVIPTSADEVTMLKDFAKDVADLTNNTVQFEVLPAGAVVAVADTLDAVDKGLIEGGFAWTHYWSGKHPAATLFGSPAAGSGVGMDNFAWLSWFLYGGGQALYDELWKEMKVNVKGFMLQPVGPEALGWFKNPITSMDDFRKLRFRTPPGIPGQIYKDIGVASVAMGGGDILPALEKGVIDAAEWCCPKPDMTFGFQKVLKNYYLEGLHQVVVNADLYLNGDLWKKLTPGQQKAIEVAANASLTKSVAYRIHENGKALQELTTKHGVILRDTPPEYFKLYGEAALKNFEKNAKENAFFKKVWDSQKAFADTAIPFWARAQKSNAALGTAYADVLAKEKK